The following proteins are co-located in the Megalops cyprinoides isolate fMegCyp1 chromosome 15, fMegCyp1.pri, whole genome shotgun sequence genome:
- the LOC118789628 gene encoding beta-microseminoprotein-like encodes MRFLIFITFSTLALVALCHAQCFFKELEITDINNPPKGCKDADGVMRKFGDSWVKDCNECSCSAEGIGCCSKIGDMLEAPPDCEVVINKEQCTVKMVMKADKTKECVPV; translated from the exons Atg cGTTTCCTGATTTTCATCACCTTCTCTACCCTGGCCTTGGTTGCCTTGTGTCATGCTCAGTGCTTCTTCAAGGAGCTGGAAATCACAGACATCAATAACCCGCCCAAGG GTTGCAAGGACGCTGACGGTGTGATGCGGAAGTTCGGGGATTCGTGGGTGAAGGACTGCAACGAGTGCTCTTGCTCTGCCGAGGGAATCGGCTGCTGCAGCAA GATTGGCGACATGTTGGAGGCCCCCCCAGACTGTGAGGTTGTTATCAACAAAGAACAGTGCACCGTGAAAATGGTGATGAAGGCAGATAAAACTAAGGAATGTGTGCCTGtctaa
- the zgc:153981 gene encoding dual specificity protein phosphatase family protein, translating into MTTAQDDRQGCLAIKELENILDTCKLDLTPIDEVWPNLYIGNVAIAQNRTALQKIGITHILNAAHSKQGSIGDQNFYGNTIVYYGIPAEDSSQFDLSVYFRPAADFIHKALKKKDSKVLVHCIMGMSRSSTLALAYLMLHHRLTLRSAIQKVTQRRAIYPNRNFLALLLDLDGRLRRKRRLCPLL; encoded by the exons ATGACAACCGCGCAAGACGACCGACAGGGCTGCCTCGCTATCAAAGAGctggaaaatattttggataCTTGCAAATTAGACCTGACTCCAATCGACGAGGTGTGGCCCAACCTTTATATTGGAAATGT aGCAATAGCCCAGAACAGGACTGCATTGCAGAAAATAGGAATCACTCACATATTAAATGCTGCACATTCCAAGCAAGGCAGCATTGGGGACCAAAATTTCTATGGCAATACTATTGTTTACTACGGTATTCCAGCAGAGGACTCATCGCAGTTTGACCTGAGCGTTTACTTCAGGCCTGCGGCCGATTTCATCCATAAAGCACTGAAGAAGAAAGACA GTAAGGTGTTAGTgcactgcatcatgggaatgAGTCGGTCCTCCACCCTGGCGCTGGCATACCTCATGCTGCATCATCGCCTCACCCTCCGCAGTGCCATTCAGAAGGTCACCCAGAGAAGAGCCATTTACCCCAACAGGAATTTTCTTGCATTGCTCTTGGACTTGGATGGCCGTTTGAGAAGGAAGCGAAGGCTGTGTCCTCTTCTGTAG
- the LOC118789932 gene encoding sphingomyelin synthase-related protein 1-like isoform X1, whose translation MNSSGRGAGSRGWEMAPPGLGVRGWSTRQVAAWLRAEGFCDYVELLCERHRLDGAGLLALTEYDLRSPPLELQVLGDIKRLSASLRGLRRQNGHALEELGLARQEGGGGGEPALAHNGSGGGSAGSERRHQYANGKSKQRDRRLDPEYWKTVVSSIYVTLVCGVTSFVMVIVHDRVPDMQTYPPLPDIFLDSVPRIPWAFAMAEACGLVLLIIWLLVLLLHKHRSILMRRLCSLTGTVFLLRCVTMFVTSLSVPGQHLQCSGKMYGDVWAKLGRALAIWSGFGMTLTGVHTCGDYMFSGHTVVLTMLNFFVTEYTPRTWNFLHTLSWVLNLFGIFFILAAHEHYSIDVFIAFYITTRIFLYYHTLANTRAYQQSRRARIWFPMFSFFECNVNGPVPNEYSWPFSRPAFMKDLIG comes from the exons ATGAACAGCTCGG GTAGAGGAGCGGGGTCGAGGGGGTGGGAAATGGCGCCCCCGGGCCTCGGAGTGCGCGGCTGGAGCACCAGGCAGGTGGCGGCGTGGCTGCGGGCGGAGGGCTTCTGCGACTACGTGGAGCTCCTGTGTGAGCGCCACCGGCTGGACGGCGCCGGCCTGCTGGCCCTCACCGAGTACGACCTCCGCTCGCCGccactggagctgcaggtgctgggCGACATCAAGCGGCTGTCGGCGTCCCTGCGCGGCCTGCGCAGGCAGAACGGCCACGCCCTGGAGGAGCTGGGCCTGGCCCGCCAGGAGGGTGGCGGGGGTGGCGAGCCGGCGCTGGCCCACAATGGCAGCGGCGGCGGTAGCGCCGGCAGCGAGCGGCGGCATCAGTACGCCAACGGCAAGAGCAAGCAGCGTGACCGCCGGCTGGACCCCGAGTACTGGAAGACGGTGGTGAGCTCCATCTACGTCACGCTCGTGTGTGGCGTCACCTCCTTCGTCATGGTGATCGTGCACGACCGCGTGCCCGACATGCAGACCTACCCTCCCCTGCCGGATATATTTCTAGACAG TGTACCCAGAATTCCATGGGCTTTCGCCATGGCTGAAGCATGCGGGTTGGTCTTGTTGATTATTTGGCTGTTGGTCCTGCTGCTTCACAAACACAG GTCCATCCTCATGCGTCGGCTGTGCAGCCTCACGGGGACCGTGTTCCTGCTGCGCTGTGTCACCATGTTCgtcacctccctctctgtcccggGTCAGCACCTGCAGTGCTCGGGAAAG ATGTACGGGGACGTCTGGGCCAAACTGGGGCGGGCGCTGGCCATATGGAGCGGCTTCGGGATGACCCTGACCGGGGTGCACACCTGCGGTGACTACATGTTCAGCGGCCACACCGTCGTCCTGACCATGCTCAACTTCTTTGTGACGGAGT ACACTCCAAGGACCTGGAACTTCCTGCACACCTTGTCCTGGGTCCTGAACCTGTTCGGCATCTTCTTCATCCTGGCAGCTCATGAGCACTACTCCATCGACGTCTTCATCGCCTTCTACATCACCACCAGGATCTTCCTGTACTACCACACGCTGGCCAACACGCGAGCTTACCAGCAGAGCCGCCGGGCGCGCATCTGGTTCCCCATGTTCTCCTTCTTCGAGTGCAATGTCAACGGCCCCGTGCCCAACGAATACAGCTGGCCCTTCTCCAGGCCAGCTTTCATGAAGGACCTCATCGGctag
- the LOC118790387 gene encoding dual specificity protein phosphatase 13-like, with protein sequence MSTEGLISSAHVRESRSVSTETPSVTALEEILHSGQTSCNHVDEVWPNLFLGDMFMSHDRYGLWKLGITHVLNAAHGKTCCKGSDDFYGTTVDYYGVPANDLPTFDLSPYFFPAAEYIHKVLSSPGARIFVHCAVGVSRSAALVLAYLMIYHHLSLVDAIRKVKENRWIFPNRGFLKQLRALDINLQRERQPESNEQTT encoded by the exons ATGTCCACTGAGGGGTTAATTTCGAGTGCTCATGTCCGAGAAAGCCGCTCGGTATCGACTGAAACTCCATCCGTGACAGCGCTCGAGGAAATATTGCACAGTGGTCAAACCTCCTGTAATCATGTTGATGAAGTATGGCCTAATTTGTTCCTTGGAGACAT GTTTATGTCCCATGACAGATACGGTTTATGGAAATTGGGGATCACCCATGTTTTGAACGCAGCTCACGGGAAAACCTGCTGTAAGGGGAGCGATGATTTTTATGGGACAACGGTGGACTACTATGGGGTTCCAGCTAATGATTTGCCAACATTTGACCTGTCACCCTATTTCTTTCCTGCCGCAGAGTATATTCACAAAGTTCTCAGCTCTCCTGGAG CCAGAATATTTGTGCACTGTGCCGTTGGGGTTAGCAGATCGGCCGCCCTCGTGCTGGCCTACCTCATGATCTATCACCATTTGTCCCTGGTGGACGCCATCCGAAAAGTTAAGGAGAACCGGTGGATCTTCCCGAACAGAGGATTCCTGAAACAGCTGAGGGCACTGGACATAAatttacagagagaaagacagcctGAAAGCAATGAGCAAACAACCTGA
- the LOC118789932 gene encoding sphingomyelin synthase-related protein 1-like isoform X2, translating to MAPPGLGVRGWSTRQVAAWLRAEGFCDYVELLCERHRLDGAGLLALTEYDLRSPPLELQVLGDIKRLSASLRGLRRQNGHALEELGLARQEGGGGGEPALAHNGSGGGSAGSERRHQYANGKSKQRDRRLDPEYWKTVVSSIYVTLVCGVTSFVMVIVHDRVPDMQTYPPLPDIFLDSVPRIPWAFAMAEACGLVLLIIWLLVLLLHKHRSILMRRLCSLTGTVFLLRCVTMFVTSLSVPGQHLQCSGKMYGDVWAKLGRALAIWSGFGMTLTGVHTCGDYMFSGHTVVLTMLNFFVTEYTPRTWNFLHTLSWVLNLFGIFFILAAHEHYSIDVFIAFYITTRIFLYYHTLANTRAYQQSRRARIWFPMFSFFECNVNGPVPNEYSWPFSRPAFMKDLIG from the exons ATGGCGCCCCCGGGCCTCGGAGTGCGCGGCTGGAGCACCAGGCAGGTGGCGGCGTGGCTGCGGGCGGAGGGCTTCTGCGACTACGTGGAGCTCCTGTGTGAGCGCCACCGGCTGGACGGCGCCGGCCTGCTGGCCCTCACCGAGTACGACCTCCGCTCGCCGccactggagctgcaggtgctgggCGACATCAAGCGGCTGTCGGCGTCCCTGCGCGGCCTGCGCAGGCAGAACGGCCACGCCCTGGAGGAGCTGGGCCTGGCCCGCCAGGAGGGTGGCGGGGGTGGCGAGCCGGCGCTGGCCCACAATGGCAGCGGCGGCGGTAGCGCCGGCAGCGAGCGGCGGCATCAGTACGCCAACGGCAAGAGCAAGCAGCGTGACCGCCGGCTGGACCCCGAGTACTGGAAGACGGTGGTGAGCTCCATCTACGTCACGCTCGTGTGTGGCGTCACCTCCTTCGTCATGGTGATCGTGCACGACCGCGTGCCCGACATGCAGACCTACCCTCCCCTGCCGGATATATTTCTAGACAG TGTACCCAGAATTCCATGGGCTTTCGCCATGGCTGAAGCATGCGGGTTGGTCTTGTTGATTATTTGGCTGTTGGTCCTGCTGCTTCACAAACACAG GTCCATCCTCATGCGTCGGCTGTGCAGCCTCACGGGGACCGTGTTCCTGCTGCGCTGTGTCACCATGTTCgtcacctccctctctgtcccggGTCAGCACCTGCAGTGCTCGGGAAAG ATGTACGGGGACGTCTGGGCCAAACTGGGGCGGGCGCTGGCCATATGGAGCGGCTTCGGGATGACCCTGACCGGGGTGCACACCTGCGGTGACTACATGTTCAGCGGCCACACCGTCGTCCTGACCATGCTCAACTTCTTTGTGACGGAGT ACACTCCAAGGACCTGGAACTTCCTGCACACCTTGTCCTGGGTCCTGAACCTGTTCGGCATCTTCTTCATCCTGGCAGCTCATGAGCACTACTCCATCGACGTCTTCATCGCCTTCTACATCACCACCAGGATCTTCCTGTACTACCACACGCTGGCCAACACGCGAGCTTACCAGCAGAGCCGCCGGGCGCGCATCTGGTTCCCCATGTTCTCCTTCTTCGAGTGCAATGTCAACGGCCCCGTGCCCAACGAATACAGCTGGCCCTTCTCCAGGCCAGCTTTCATGAAGGACCTCATCGGctag
- the LOC118790010 gene encoding dual specificity protein phosphatase 13-like has translation MALDNSFTRKEEYETPSVSDLQHLLLKNIYPTGPVNQVWPGIYIGNAATARDKSTLSNMRITHIVNAAHGPHHINTGARFYSNMTIDYYGVEADDAEDFDLSPFFYPTAKFIRAALSRQGRVFVHCAMGVSRAPTLVLAFLMIHENMTLVDAINAVRQHRDICPNAGFLSQLRRLDKNLAWERKKKGDTYKV, from the exons ATGGCTCTTGATAACTCATTCACGCGCAAGGAGGAGTATGAGACGCCTTCAGTTTCTGACCTACAGCACCTcttactgaaaaacatttacCCAACTGGACCCGTTAATCAAGTCTGGCCCGGCATCTACATAGGCAACGC GGCCACGGCACGGGACAAGTCAACTCTGTCTAACATGAGGATCACCCACATAGTGAACGCAGCCCATGGTCCTCATCACATCAACACCGGCGCGCGCTTCTACAGCAACATGACTATAGACTACTACGGGGTGGAGGCGGATGACGCCGAGGATTTCGACCTCAGCCCCTTCTTCTACCCGACCGCAAAGTTCATACGAGCCGCGCTTTCAAGGCAAG GTAGGGTGTTCGTCCACTGTGCGATGGGGGTCAGTCGCGCTCCAACCCTGGTGTTGGCCTTCCTCATGATCCATGAGAACATGACACTGGTGGATGCCATCAACGCTGTCCGGCAGCACAGGGACATCTGCCCGAACGCGGGCTTCCTGAGCCAGCTCCGGCGCCTCGACAAGAACTTAGCctgggagaggaagaaaaagggaGACACATACAAAGTGTAA
- the LOC118789932 gene encoding sphingomyelin synthase-related protein 1-like isoform X3 has protein sequence MNSSGRGAGSRGWEMAPPGLGVRGWSTRQVAAWLRAEGFCDYVELLCERHRLDGAGLLALTEYDLRSPPLELQVLGDIKRLSASLRGLRRQNGHALEELGLARQEGGGGGEPALAHNGSGGGSAGSERRHQYANGKSKQRDRRLDPEYWKTVVSSIYVTLVCGVTSFVMVIVHDRVPDMQTYPPLPDIFLDSVPRIPWAFAMAEACGLVLLIIWLLVLLLHKHRSILMRRLCSLTGTVFLLRCVTMFVTSLSVPGQHLQCSGKMYGDVWAKLGRALAIWSGFGMTLTGVHTCGDYMFSGHTVVLTMLNFFVTECECTTVPVSHTALTLQGPGTSCTPCPGS, from the exons ATGAACAGCTCGG GTAGAGGAGCGGGGTCGAGGGGGTGGGAAATGGCGCCCCCGGGCCTCGGAGTGCGCGGCTGGAGCACCAGGCAGGTGGCGGCGTGGCTGCGGGCGGAGGGCTTCTGCGACTACGTGGAGCTCCTGTGTGAGCGCCACCGGCTGGACGGCGCCGGCCTGCTGGCCCTCACCGAGTACGACCTCCGCTCGCCGccactggagctgcaggtgctgggCGACATCAAGCGGCTGTCGGCGTCCCTGCGCGGCCTGCGCAGGCAGAACGGCCACGCCCTGGAGGAGCTGGGCCTGGCCCGCCAGGAGGGTGGCGGGGGTGGCGAGCCGGCGCTGGCCCACAATGGCAGCGGCGGCGGTAGCGCCGGCAGCGAGCGGCGGCATCAGTACGCCAACGGCAAGAGCAAGCAGCGTGACCGCCGGCTGGACCCCGAGTACTGGAAGACGGTGGTGAGCTCCATCTACGTCACGCTCGTGTGTGGCGTCACCTCCTTCGTCATGGTGATCGTGCACGACCGCGTGCCCGACATGCAGACCTACCCTCCCCTGCCGGATATATTTCTAGACAG TGTACCCAGAATTCCATGGGCTTTCGCCATGGCTGAAGCATGCGGGTTGGTCTTGTTGATTATTTGGCTGTTGGTCCTGCTGCTTCACAAACACAG GTCCATCCTCATGCGTCGGCTGTGCAGCCTCACGGGGACCGTGTTCCTGCTGCGCTGTGTCACCATGTTCgtcacctccctctctgtcccggGTCAGCACCTGCAGTGCTCGGGAAAG ATGTACGGGGACGTCTGGGCCAAACTGGGGCGGGCGCTGGCCATATGGAGCGGCTTCGGGATGACCCTGACCGGGGTGCACACCTGCGGTGACTACATGTTCAGCGGCCACACCGTCGTCCTGACCATGCTCAACTTCTTTGTGACGGAGTGTGAGTGCACTACAGTACCTGTATCACACACGGCTCTG ACACTCCAAGGACCTGGAACTTCCTGCACACCTTGTCCTGGGTCCTGA